The following proteins are encoded in a genomic region of Vibrio spartinae:
- the htpG gene encoding molecular chaperone HtpG has translation MSETVTNNKETRGFQSEVKQLLNLMIHSLYSNKEIFLRELISNASDAADKLRFQALSNSELYQGDADLAVRLSFDKEAKTLTISDNGVGMSRDSVIDNLGTIAKSGTKEFFTKLSDDQVKDSQLIGQFGVGFYSAFIVADAVTVRTRDANLSADEGVLWHSQGEGEYTLETIHKESRGTDIILHLREEGEEFLSEWRLKELVSKYSDHIGIPVYIQTVKTDEEGKETGETEWEKVNKAEALWTQPKSEISEEEYKAFYKHVSHDFTDPLVWSHNKVEGKNDYTSLLYIPSKAPWDMMNREHKSGLKLYVQRVFIMDDAAQFMPSYLRFVRGLIDSNDLPLNVSREILQDNKVTQSLRNACTKRVLSMLERMSSDEEKYQTFWKEFGLVMKEGPAEDFSNREKIAGLLRFASTHTESSEQNVGLKAYVERMKEGQDKIFYLTADSYAAAKNSPHLEQFKSKGIEVVLMYDRIDEWLMNYLTEFDGKQFQSITKAGLDLSQFEDEAEKEKHKETEEAFKTVVERTQSYLGERVKEVRTTFKLASTPAVVVTDDDEIGTQMAKLLEAAGQAAPEVKYILELNPEHDLVKKMADEPDEEQFGRWVEILLGQSMLAERGSMEDPAQFLSAVNRLLTKVQ, from the coding sequence ATGAGCGAAACGGTTACGAACAACAAAGAAACGCGTGGTTTTCAGTCAGAAGTAAAGCAGTTGCTGAACCTGATGATTCATTCTCTCTATTCAAATAAAGAGATATTTTTACGGGAATTGATCTCCAATGCATCTGATGCGGCTGATAAATTACGCTTTCAGGCGTTGTCAAATTCAGAACTATATCAAGGCGATGCTGACCTTGCCGTTCGTCTGTCTTTCGATAAAGAAGCGAAGACGCTAACGATTTCAGACAATGGTGTCGGTATGAGCCGGGACAGTGTGATCGATAACCTCGGGACGATTGCTAAATCTGGTACAAAAGAGTTTTTTACCAAGCTATCTGATGATCAGGTCAAAGATTCACAGTTAATTGGTCAATTTGGTGTCGGTTTCTATTCAGCTTTTATTGTCGCCGATGCTGTGACTGTCCGGACTCGTGATGCCAACCTTTCCGCTGATGAAGGGGTTTTATGGCACTCTCAAGGTGAAGGGGAATATACGCTGGAAACGATTCACAAAGAGAGTCGTGGTACGGATATTATCCTGCACTTACGTGAAGAGGGTGAAGAGTTCTTATCTGAATGGCGTTTGAAAGAGCTGGTTTCCAAGTATTCTGATCATATTGGGATTCCTGTTTATATCCAAACGGTCAAAACCGATGAAGAAGGCAAGGAAACCGGCGAAACCGAGTGGGAAAAAGTCAACAAAGCAGAAGCGCTATGGACACAACCTAAATCCGAAATCAGTGAGGAAGAGTACAAAGCGTTTTACAAACATGTGTCTCATGACTTTACTGATCCATTAGTCTGGAGCCACAACAAAGTCGAAGGGAAAAATGATTATACAAGTTTATTGTATATCCCTTCTAAAGCACCGTGGGACATGATGAACCGTGAGCATAAAAGTGGTCTGAAACTTTATGTACAGCGTGTTTTCATTATGGATGATGCTGCCCAGTTTATGCCTTCTTATCTGCGGTTTGTTCGCGGCTTGATTGATTCAAATGACTTGCCGTTGAACGTATCTCGTGAAATTTTGCAGGATAATAAAGTGACTCAGTCACTCCGTAATGCATGTACCAAGCGCGTGTTATCGATGCTGGAGCGGATGTCCAGCGATGAAGAAAAATATCAGACATTCTGGAAAGAATTTGGTCTGGTCATGAAAGAAGGTCCTGCTGAAGATTTCTCAAATCGTGAAAAAATCGCCGGATTGCTACGATTTGCCTCCACACACACCGAAAGTTCTGAGCAGAATGTCGGGCTGAAAGCGTATGTTGAACGCATGAAAGAAGGTCAGGATAAGATCTTCTATCTGACGGCGGACAGCTATGCGGCAGCGAAGAACAGTCCTCACTTAGAACAGTTCAAGTCTAAAGGCATTGAAGTTGTTCTGATGTATGACCGCATCGATGAATGGCTAATGAATTATCTCACCGAGTTTGATGGGAAGCAGTTCCAATCCATCACCAAAGCCGGACTTGATTTGAGCCAGTTCGAGGACGAAGCTGAGAAAGAAAAACATAAAGAGACTGAAGAGGCGTTTAAAACAGTCGTCGAAAGAACGCAATCTTATCTTGGTGAGCGTGTTAAGGAAGTTCGTACAACATTCAAACTTGCCTCGACGCCAGCCGTCGTGGTTACCGATGATGATGAGATCGGTACACAAATGGCGAAGTTATTAGAAGCTGCGGGGCAGGCTGCACCGGAAGTGAAATATATTCTGGAGTTAAATCCGGAGCATGATTTGGTTAAAAAAATGGCGGATGAGCCGGATGAAGAGCAGTTTGGTCGTTGGGTTGAGATTCTGTTAGGTCAGTCGATGCTGGCAGAAAGAGGTTCAATGGAAGATCCTGCTCAATTCCTGAGCGCTGTGAACCGACTCTTGACGAAGGTCCAATAA
- the adk gene encoding adenylate kinase, whose product MRIILLGAPGAGKGTQAQFIMEKYGIPQISTGDMLRAAIKAGTELGKQAKAVIDAGQLVSDDIILGLIQERIAQPDCEKGFLLDGFPRTIPQADGLKAMGIEIDDVIEFDVADKVIVERMAGRRAHLPSGRTYHVVYNPPKVEGKDDVTGEALVIRDDDKEETVLSRLAVYHEQTAPLIEYYSKEAAAGKTQYLKLDGTKQVAEVSADIEKALG is encoded by the coding sequence ATGCGCATCATTCTTCTGGGTGCTCCAGGTGCAGGTAAAGGAACACAAGCTCAGTTCATTATGGAGAAATATGGTATTCCACAGATTTCTACCGGTGACATGCTTCGTGCTGCAATCAAAGCCGGCACTGAATTAGGTAAGCAAGCCAAAGCAGTTATCGATGCTGGTCAGTTAGTTTCTGATGATATTATTCTGGGATTGATTCAAGAACGAATTGCTCAGCCTGATTGTGAGAAAGGCTTCTTGCTGGATGGTTTTCCTCGGACAATTCCGCAAGCGGATGGTCTGAAAGCTATGGGGATTGAGATCGACGATGTGATTGAGTTCGATGTCGCGGATAAAGTGATTGTTGAGCGTATGGCTGGTCGTCGTGCTCATCTACCATCCGGGCGGACTTATCATGTGGTATATAACCCACCGAAAGTTGAAGGTAAAGATGATGTCACAGGTGAAGCGCTTGTGATTCGTGATGACGACAAAGAAGAAACGGTTCTTTCACGTCTGGCGGTGTATCATGAACAGACAGCACCACTGATTGAGTACTATAGCAAAGAAGCGGCAGCAGGAAAGACCCAATATCTGAAATTGGATGGGACGAAACAAGTTGCTGAAGTCAGTGCAGATATTGAAAAAGCATTAGGATAA
- the hemH gene encoding ferrochelatase — MYQAKKQGVLLVNLGTPAAATPAAVKAFLAEFLSDPRVIDLSPWVWRPLLHGVILPIRAPKVARLYQQIWMDGGSPLMVYSMRQRDKLAKLLDMPVEIGMTYGQPSVRDGLQRLMAQQVESVTILPLYPQYSGTTTAAVYDAVANALKSFTVVPELHIIRDHYHHPLYIQALAEQVRHSWENHGRGDYLLCSYHGIPQRYADNGDVYPQHCIETTRLLAAELGLETHQIGTTYQSRFGKEVWLQPYTDKTLENLPQNGIKSLDIISPAFSVDCLETLEEIAQEGKETFLQAGGAVYNFIGCLNDSDTYVSLFAELVKHSANKHE; from the coding sequence ATGTATCAAGCAAAAAAACAAGGTGTACTGTTAGTTAATTTGGGAACACCGGCAGCAGCAACGCCTGCTGCGGTGAAAGCGTTTTTGGCTGAGTTTCTTTCTGACCCGCGTGTTATTGATCTTTCTCCTTGGGTCTGGCGTCCGTTATTACATGGTGTGATTCTACCCATTCGTGCGCCTAAAGTTGCCCGTTTATACCAACAGATTTGGATGGATGGTGGCTCACCATTGATGGTGTACTCAATGCGTCAGCGTGACAAATTAGCGAAATTGCTTGATATGCCGGTTGAGATTGGGATGACCTATGGTCAGCCAAGTGTTCGGGATGGATTGCAACGTTTAATGGCACAGCAGGTTGAGTCTGTCACCATATTACCGCTTTATCCTCAATATTCAGGCACAACTACAGCCGCGGTTTATGATGCCGTAGCCAATGCATTGAAGTCATTTACGGTTGTCCCTGAACTTCATATCATTCGCGATCATTATCATCATCCCCTCTATATTCAAGCATTGGCGGAGCAAGTTCGGCATTCTTGGGAAAATCATGGTCGGGGAGATTACCTGCTCTGTTCCTATCATGGTATCCCGCAGCGATATGCAGATAACGGTGATGTCTATCCACAACATTGTATTGAGACGACTCGGCTACTTGCCGCTGAGTTGGGGTTAGAGACACACCAAATCGGTACGACTTATCAGTCTCGTTTTGGCAAAGAAGTGTGGTTGCAACCTTATACCGATAAGACCTTGGAAAATCTCCCCCAGAACGGTATCAAGAGTCTGGATATCATTTCTCCGGCATTCTCTGTGGACTGTTTGGAAACGTTGGAAGAAATTGCGCAAGAGGGTAAAGAGACTTTTCTGCAAGCTGGTGGCGCGGTTTATAACTTCATTGGGTGCCTGAACGATTCAGATACTTATGTGTCTTTATTTGCCGAACTGGTGAAACATTCAGCAAACAAACATGAATAA
- the rfaH gene encoding transcription/translation regulatory transformer protein RfaH, with product MKQWYLLYCKRGEQQRAKCHLENQGVECYYPEIKVEKIFRGKKQTLLEPLFPSYMFVCFDYENGPSFVSVRSTRGVADFIRFGQHPKEVSAALVEHLKILESDPQALQQSMPQRGQVIRVKGGQFAGIDAIYQESDGETRSIMLVKMISQTIAMSFDNRDLELS from the coding sequence ATGAAGCAATGGTATTTACTGTATTGTAAGCGAGGAGAACAACAGCGGGCCAAATGCCATTTGGAAAATCAGGGGGTTGAATGCTATTACCCAGAGATAAAAGTCGAGAAGATTTTTCGGGGGAAAAAGCAAACCTTACTTGAGCCACTGTTTCCTTCTTATATGTTTGTTTGTTTTGACTATGAGAACGGTCCTAGTTTTGTTTCAGTCCGCTCGACGAGAGGGGTAGCTGATTTTATCCGTTTCGGACAGCACCCTAAAGAAGTGAGTGCAGCGTTGGTCGAGCACTTAAAAATATTAGAATCCGACCCTCAGGCTCTTCAGCAGAGTATGCCACAGCGAGGGCAGGTCATTCGGGTGAAAGGGGGCCAATTTGCCGGGATTGACGCTATTTATCAGGAATCGGATGGAGAAACGCGTTCGATTATGTTGGTGAAAATGATTAGTCAGACCATTGCAATGAGCTTTGATAATCGAGATCTAGAGCTGTCTTAG
- the asnB gene encoding asparagine synthase B, which yields MCSIFGILDIKSDASKLRPLALEMSKKLRHRGPDWSGIYTSDHAILAHERLAIVGLNSGAQPIYSPNKKHILAVNGEIYNHKEIRARYEDKYDFQTDSDCEVILALYQDMGADLLEELNGIFAFILYDEEKDQYLVGRDHIGIIPLYQGVDEHGNYYVASEMKALVPVCKTISEFPPGCYYGSSDQEPIRYYIRDWNDYSAVEDNVTDKEQLAQALEAAVKRQLMTDVPYGVLLSGGLDSSITSAVAKRFAAMRIEDDEQSAAWWPQLHSFAIGLEGAPDLKAAREVAEKIGTVHHEMTYTIQEGLDAIRDVIYHIETYDVTTIRASTPMFLMGRKIKAMGIKMVLSGEGADEIFGGYLYFHKAPNAREFHEETVRKLLALNMFDCARANKSLAAWGVEGRVPFLDKEFIDVAMRLNPKDKMCGNGKMEKHILRECFEHYLPDSIAWRQKEQFSDGVGYGWIDTLKSVAEEKVTDQQMETAQFRFPYNTPTTKEGYVYREIFEELFPLESAARCVPGGPSVACSSAKAIEWDESFKNCIDPSGRAIKNVHQEAY from the coding sequence ATGTGTTCTATATTTGGCATCTTAGATATAAAAAGCGATGCATCGAAGCTACGTCCGCTGGCATTGGAAATGTCCAAAAAACTTCGTCACCGTGGTCCGGACTGGTCTGGTATTTATACATCAGATCACGCAATTCTGGCACATGAAAGACTGGCAATCGTTGGTCTGAATAGTGGTGCTCAGCCAATCTACAGCCCGAATAAAAAACATATACTTGCCGTCAACGGTGAAATCTATAACCACAAAGAAATCAGAGCCCGTTACGAAGACAAATATGATTTTCAGACTGATTCAGATTGTGAAGTCATTCTGGCACTTTATCAGGATATGGGGGCTGATTTACTCGAAGAACTCAACGGTATCTTCGCTTTCATCCTGTACGATGAGGAAAAAGACCAGTATTTAGTCGGTCGTGACCACATTGGTATTATTCCGCTCTATCAAGGTGTTGATGAGCATGGGAACTACTATGTTGCCTCAGAAATGAAAGCATTGGTTCCGGTTTGTAAAACCATTAGCGAGTTCCCTCCGGGTTGTTATTACGGTTCATCCGATCAAGAACCGATCCGCTACTACATACGCGACTGGAACGACTATAGTGCCGTTGAAGATAATGTGACAGATAAAGAGCAGCTGGCTCAAGCTTTGGAAGCAGCGGTCAAACGCCAGCTCATGACCGACGTTCCTTACGGGGTCCTGCTGTCCGGTGGACTGGATTCATCCATTACTTCCGCAGTCGCGAAACGCTTCGCTGCAATGCGGATTGAAGACGATGAGCAGTCGGCAGCTTGGTGGCCTCAGTTGCACTCATTTGCAATTGGTCTGGAAGGTGCACCGGATCTCAAAGCCGCCCGGGAAGTTGCTGAAAAAATAGGTACAGTTCACCATGAAATGACCTATACCATTCAAGAAGGCTTGGATGCTATCCGTGATGTGATTTACCATATTGAAACATACGATGTAACAACCATTCGGGCATCGACACCGATGTTTTTGATGGGACGCAAAATCAAAGCGATGGGCATCAAAATGGTACTTTCCGGTGAAGGCGCTGATGAAATTTTCGGGGGATATCTTTATTTCCACAAAGCACCGAACGCTCGCGAATTCCATGAGGAAACCGTCCGCAAACTACTGGCGCTGAACATGTTCGACTGCGCACGGGCCAACAAATCTCTGGCAGCGTGGGGTGTCGAAGGACGTGTCCCGTTCTTGGATAAAGAGTTTATTGATGTTGCCATGCGTTTAAACCCGAAAGATAAGATGTGTGGTAACGGAAAAATGGAAAAACACATCTTGCGTGAATGCTTTGAGCATTATCTGCCAGATTCAATTGCTTGGCGGCAGAAAGAACAGTTTTCAGATGGTGTCGGCTACGGCTGGATTGATACCCTCAAATCAGTCGCAGAAGAAAAAGTCACCGACCAACAGATGGAAACAGCGCAGTTCCGTTTCCCTTATAATACGCCGACGACCAAAGAAGGTTATGTATACCGGGAAATTTTTGAAGAACTCTTCCCACTCGAATCCGCGGCAAGATGTGTTCCGGGAGGCCCATCTGTTGCCTGTTCATCGGCCAAAGCCATTGAATGGGACGAATCGTTTAAAAACTGTATTGATCCATCCGGACGCGCTATCAAAAACGTTCACCAGGAAGCTTACTGA
- the nagC gene encoding DNA-binding transcriptional regulator NagC encodes MNDTQKGNVDLVKQLNSAAVYRLIDQQGPISRIQVADISQLAPASVTKITRQLLEKGLIKEVAQQASTGGRRAISLETEVLPFHSVAVRLGRDYIQISLYDLGGNEMVSDYHEFQYLHQKELIEGLLHYIRHFIREKQAYIQQLIAIGVVLPGLVNPETGVVEYMHNVDVDELAMGDIIKNHFGVECFIGNDIRGLALAEHYFGSSQDCQDSILISVGRGTGAGMIVNGRIFLGFNRNVGEIGHIQIDPLGAQCQCGNFGCLETVASNPAIVKRVRQFLNQGYQSTLSELEQITIKEICDHANQGDELARQTLLKVGDHLGKAVAITVNLFNPQKIIIAGDITTAQDLIFPAIERNVQNQSLKAFYKNLPIVASQVYKQPSIAAFAMIKRAMLNGVLLQKLLEE; translated from the coding sequence ATGAATGATACGCAAAAAGGTAATGTAGATTTAGTCAAACAACTTAATAGTGCCGCTGTGTATCGGCTCATCGATCAACAGGGCCCGATCTCTCGAATTCAGGTTGCAGATATCAGTCAGTTAGCACCTGCCAGTGTCACTAAAATCACCCGTCAACTGTTGGAAAAAGGGCTCATTAAAGAAGTCGCACAACAGGCATCGACCGGAGGACGCCGGGCTATCTCTCTTGAAACTGAAGTGCTTCCTTTTCATTCCGTCGCTGTCAGGCTAGGCCGCGACTACATTCAGATCAGTCTTTATGATCTGGGCGGAAACGAAATGGTTTCCGATTATCATGAGTTTCAATATCTGCATCAAAAAGAACTCATTGAAGGGTTGCTGCACTATATTCGACATTTCATCCGAGAGAAACAAGCTTATATTCAACAATTAATTGCTATTGGTGTCGTTCTCCCCGGACTGGTTAACCCAGAAACGGGCGTGGTTGAATATATGCACAATGTCGATGTTGATGAACTCGCGATGGGAGATATCATCAAAAATCACTTTGGCGTCGAGTGTTTTATCGGCAATGATATCCGCGGGCTCGCCCTCGCAGAACACTATTTCGGCTCAAGTCAGGACTGTCAGGATTCGATTTTGATCAGTGTCGGTCGGGGAACAGGGGCCGGGATGATCGTCAATGGTCGAATTTTTCTCGGATTCAACCGAAATGTCGGAGAAATTGGTCATATCCAGATCGATCCATTGGGAGCACAATGTCAATGCGGGAATTTCGGATGTCTGGAAACCGTGGCATCCAACCCAGCAATCGTTAAACGGGTCAGACAGTTTCTGAACCAAGGCTATCAATCAACACTTTCTGAATTGGAGCAGATTACAATTAAAGAGATCTGTGATCATGCCAATCAGGGGGATGAACTGGCACGCCAAACTTTGCTAAAAGTGGGTGATCATTTAGGTAAGGCTGTTGCTATCACCGTCAACTTGTTTAATCCGCAAAAAATTATCATTGCAGGGGATATCACAACGGCACAAGATTTGATTTTTCCGGCTATCGAGCGCAACGTACAGAATCAATCTCTGAAAGCATTCTATAAAAACCTGCCTATTGTGGCCTCGCAGGTTTATAAGCAACCATCGATTGCCGCATTTGCCATGATAAAACGGGCAATGCTGAATGGGGTTTTACTCCAAAAACTTCTCGAAGAGTAA
- the glnS gene encoding glutamine--tRNA ligase — MSEAEARPSNFIRQIIDKDLAEGKHTSVHTRFPPEPNGYIHIGHAKSICLNFGIAQDYQGQCNLRFDDTNPEKENIEYVESIKKDVNWLGFRWAGEVCYSSNYFDQLYHYAIELIEKGLAYVEELTPEQIREYRGNLTHPGKESPYRDRSAEENLALFEKMRTGGFQEGEACLRAKIDMASPFIVLRDPVLYRVRFADHHQTGDQWCIYPMYDFTHCISDALEGITHSLCTLEFQDNRRLYDWVLDNITISCRPRQYEFSRLNLEYTVMSKRKLNQLVSEKFVSGWDDPRMPTISGLRRRGFTPTSIREFCKRIGVTKQDNMIEFSSLESCIRDDLNENSPRAMAVLDPVKVVIENYDADSVEMLDVANHPNKPEMGSRQVAFSREIWIEREDFREEANKKYKRLVLGKEVRLRGAYVIKAERIEKDSAGDITTIYCTYDADTLGKNPADGRKVKGVIHWVSVNQGVPAEFRLYDRLFSVANPAAADDFTQVLNPESLIRQQGFVEASLAAAQPEFGYQFERIGYFCADNRDSSVESLVFNRTVGLRDTWAKIEAA; from the coding sequence ATGAGTGAAGCTGAGGCTCGTCCATCGAACTTTATCCGTCAGATTATTGATAAAGATTTGGCGGAAGGCAAACATACCAGTGTGCATACCCGATTCCCACCAGAGCCGAATGGCTATATTCATATCGGACATGCTAAGTCAATTTGTTTGAATTTCGGTATTGCTCAGGATTATCAGGGCCAGTGTAACTTACGTTTTGATGATACAAACCCGGAAAAAGAGAACATCGAATATGTTGAATCGATTAAGAAAGACGTCAACTGGTTAGGGTTCCGATGGGCTGGCGAGGTGTGCTATTCATCTAATTATTTTGATCAATTGTATCATTATGCTATTGAATTAATTGAGAAAGGACTGGCTTATGTTGAAGAGCTGACGCCAGAGCAAATCCGTGAGTATCGGGGAAACTTGACTCATCCGGGAAAAGAAAGTCCTTATCGTGATCGCAGTGCTGAAGAAAACCTCGCGTTGTTTGAAAAAATGCGCACCGGTGGATTTCAGGAAGGTGAAGCTTGTTTGCGTGCCAAAATCGATATGGCTTCTCCTTTTATCGTTTTACGTGATCCGGTTTTATACCGAGTTCGTTTTGCTGATCATCACCAGACCGGTGATCAATGGTGCATCTATCCGATGTACGACTTTACTCACTGTATTTCGGATGCATTGGAAGGCATTACTCACTCTCTGTGCACCCTGGAGTTTCAAGATAACCGACGTTTGTATGATTGGGTATTGGATAACATCACCATTTCCTGCCGTCCGAGACAGTATGAGTTCAGTCGCTTAAACCTTGAATATACTGTGATGTCGAAACGGAAGTTGAATCAATTAGTGTCTGAGAAGTTCGTTTCAGGGTGGGATGATCCACGGATGCCAACCATTTCCGGTTTGCGTCGTCGCGGATTTACCCCCACATCAATTCGTGAATTCTGTAAACGTATCGGTGTGACGAAACAAGACAATATGATTGAATTTAGTTCGTTAGAGTCTTGTATTCGTGATGACCTGAATGAAAATTCGCCCAGAGCCATGGCGGTGTTGGATCCTGTCAAAGTTGTGATTGAAAATTATGACGCTGACTCCGTGGAGATGCTGGACGTCGCCAACCATCCGAATAAGCCTGAGATGGGGAGTCGCCAAGTTGCTTTTAGTCGGGAAATCTGGATTGAACGTGAAGATTTTCGTGAAGAAGCAAATAAGAAATATAAACGTCTTGTTCTTGGTAAAGAAGTCCGTTTACGTGGTGCTTATGTGATTAAAGCTGAGCGGATTGAGAAAGATAGCGCGGGTGACATTACCACGATTTACTGTACTTACGATGCCGATACTCTGGGGAAAAACCCAGCGGATGGCCGAAAAGTCAAAGGTGTCATTCACTGGGTTTCCGTCAATCAAGGTGTTCCTGCTGAATTTCGGTTGTATGATCGGCTCTTCTCGGTTGCCAACCCAGCAGCAGCAGATGATTTTACGCAAGTTCTGAATCCTGAATCTCTGATTCGCCAGCAAGGTTTTGTGGAAGCGAGTTTAGCTGCAGCTCAACCGGAATTTGGTTATCAGTTTGAACGCATCGGTTATTTTTGTGCAGATAATCGCGATTCTTCAGTCGAATCATTGGTTTTTAACCGAACTGTCGGTTTGAGAGACACTTGGGCGAAGATTGAAGCAGCCTGA